A genomic segment from Glycine soja cultivar W05 chromosome 18, ASM419377v2, whole genome shotgun sequence encodes:
- the LOC114395369 gene encoding uncharacterized protein LOC114395369, which translates to MGNSLRCCLACVLPCGALDLIRIVHLNGYVEEITRPITAGEVLKANPNHVLSKPSSQGVVRRILILSPETELKRGSIYFLIPESSLPENKRHAGKGSIGGDTGIKKKASTMKSNKGSSDVDYSSLPQGYLKVTHKGSKEKRSSCRDRRKGRIGIWRPHLESILED; encoded by the coding sequence ATGGGAAACAGCTTAAGGTGTTGTTTGGCTTGTGTTCTTCCATGTGGGGCTCTAGACTTGATTCGAATAGTCCATTTAAACGGCTATGTGGAAGAGATTACACGTCCAATCACAGCAGGAGAGGTTCTAAAAGCCAACCCTAACCATGTTCTAAGCAAACCTAGCTCTCAGGGAGTCGTTCGTCGGATTTTGATCCTCTCGCCGGAGACCGAGCTCAAGAGGGGCAGCATATACTTCTTGATCCCGGAATCTTCACTGCCGGAGAATAAACGGCACGCCGGAAAGGGAAGCATTGGTGGTGATACTGgtataaaaaagaaagcatCAACAATGAAAAGCAACAAGGGTAGTAGTGATGTTGATTATTCTTCACTACCACAAGGGTACCTCAAAGTCACTCACAAAGGTTCTAAAGAGAAGAGATCGTCGTGCCGGGATCGCCGGAAAGGCCGCATCGGAATATGGAGGCCTCATTTAGAGAGTATATTGGAAGATTAG
- the LOC114395139 gene encoding N-terminal acetyltransferase B complex auxiliary subunit NAA25-like: protein MASKFGLAGGIPERKVRPIWDAIDSRQFKNALKHVSTLLAKHPNSPYALALKALVLERMGKPDEALSVALNAKELLYANDSLLMDDLTLSTLQIVFQRLDHLDLATGCYEHACSKFPSNLELMMGLFNCYVREYSFVKQQQTAIKMYKHYQQVGEEKERFLLWAVCSIQLQVLCGSGEDKLLFLAEGLLKKHVASHSLHEPEALMIYISILERQAKFGDALEILSGKLGSLLQIEVDKLRMQGRLLARAGDYTAAADIFHKILESCPDDWESFLHYLGCLLEDESIWCDETVNDPVHPPKFVNDQVSHLTDEQFDGQISIASACVQKLQADTINNLIRCPYLATIEIERRKHLRGKGNDDNLMDGVVQYFCRFGHLACFTSDVEMFVEVLTTDKKAELLEKLMKTRDSLSAPLTKTLGLSISFFKIKQLLLGDMSKSSASDLEVSCVQMFEMYCKNLPLSKDMDPQESMHGEELLSMICNILVQLFWRTQNVGYLVEAIMVLEFGLAIQRYVSQYKILLLHLYSHCGALSVAHEWYKSLEVKNILMESILHHILPQMLVSPLWTELNNLLKDYLKFMDDHFRESADLTFLAYRHRNYSKVIEFVQFKDRLQHSSQYLVARVETSILQLKQNADNIEEEEGVLQSLKCGIQFLELSKEVGSKSLTFNEDLQSRPWWTPTSEKNYLLGPFEGISYYPREILTKDRETSLKRVIEKKSLLPRMIYLSIQSASASIKEHVEVNGSVTPDIISELKLLLECYAQLLGFSLTEAIEVVMGFSNGERSCVVSDSNLIDWLNFTVFLNAWSLSSHELVQPDGNGCRPRIWNILDSMLEKYILEKVRFQEPQLCSPWSGMELLMQLVTEPLAWHGLVIQSCLRSCFPSGKKKKKSGLAYQSSMNLTKAITDSVVHLSHVLEDVLTWITEWNKRPEDEHLENILLLLRKDGHNDGPGEVFHILETFISSMNDAELGDRISQSLKSWSPADVFRKMMTGKLKVLTEFSAICESKLKLFNSMKQQIAQL from the exons ATGGCGTCCAAGTTCGGCTTAGCCGGCGGCATTCCCGAGCGCAAGGTCCGCCCAATATGGGACGCCATTGATTCCCGCCAGTTCAAGAACGCTCTCAAGCACGTCTCCACGCTCCTCGCCAAGCACCCTAATTCCCCCTACGCTCTC GCTCTGAAAGCACTCGTGCTGGAACGAATGGGGAAGCCTGACGAAGCGTTATCTGTTGCGCTCAATGCGAAGGAGCTTCTCTACGCCAATGATTCTCTGTTGATGGATGATCTCACTCTCAGCACGCTGCAGATTGTGTTTCAGCGTTTGGATCACT TGGATTTGGCTACTGGGTGTTATGAACATGCCTGTAGTAAATTCCCAAGTAACTTGGAACTAATGATGGGGCTGTTTAATTGCTATGTTCGAGAGTACTCATTTGTGAAGCAACAACAG ACAGCTATCAAAATGTACAAGCATTATCAACAGgttggagaagaaaaagaaaggtttcTTCTTTGGGCAGTTTGTAGCATCCAATTACAG GTACTTTGCGGCAGTGGAGAAgacaaacttttatttttagctGAAGGCTTACTTAAGAAACATGTTGCTTCACATAGCTTACATGAGCCGGAAg CTCTTATGATCTACATTTCTATATTGGAACGACAAGCTAAGTTTGGGGATGCTTTGGAAATTCTCTCTGGGAAATTGGGATCACTGTTGCAGATTGAAGTTGATAAGCTACGGATGCAG GGGAGACTTCTGGCTCGGGCAGGTGACTACACTGCTGCTGCTGATATCTTTCACAAAATTCTAGAGTCATG TCCAGATGACTGGGAGAGTTTCCTTCATTACCTAGGTTGTTTGCTAGAAGATGAGAGCATTTGGTGTGATGAGACTGTTAATGATCCAGTTCATCCCCCAAAGTTTGTCAATGACCAAGTCTCACACTTGACAGATGAACAG TTTGACGGTCAAATATCAATTGCATCAGCTTGTGTGCAGAAGTTACAAGCAGATACCATCAATAACTTGATAAGGTGTCCATACCTGGCAACTATAGAAATTGAAAGAAGAAAGCATTTACGTGGGAAGGGAAATGATGACAATTTAATGGATGGTGTTGTGCAATACTTTTGCAG GTTTGGTCACTTGGCCTGCTTTACTTCCGATGTTGAGATGTTTGTTGAAGTCCTCACTACTGATAAGAAGGCAGAACTCTTGGAGAAGTTGATGAAAACCAGAGACTCTTTATCAGCTCCACTAACCAAGACACTTGGGCTGTCTATAagctttttcaaaattaaacaattattgCTAGGGGACATGTCCAAGTCTTCTGCAAGTG ATCTTGAAGTCTCTTGTGTTCAAATGTTTGAAATGTATTGCAAAAACCTTCCGCTTTCAAAAGATATGGATCCACAAGAGAGCATGCATGGTGAGGAGCTGCTTTCAATGATATGTAATATTTTGGTCCAG TTATTCTGGCGTACCCAGAATGTTGGCTATTTGGTAGAGGCAATTATGGTTTTGGAGTTCGGCTTGGCAATACAAAG ATATGTGTCACAATACAAGATCTTGCTGCTGCATTTGTATAGCCACTGTGGTGCTCTATCAGTGGCACATGAATG GTATAAGTCCCTGGAAGTCAAGAATATTTTGATGGAAAGTATTTTGCACCACATATTGCCTCAGATGTTGGTATCTCCACTTTGGACTGAGTTAAACAATCTTCTAAAGGATTACCTGAAGTTTATGGATGATCACTTCAGAGAATCTGCGGATTTGACATTTCTTGCATATCGACATAGAAATTACTCAAAA GTAATTGAATTTGTCCAGTTCAAAGATAGGTTGCAGCACTCTAGTCAGTATTTAGTGGCTCGAGTTGAAACATCCATTTTACAACTAAAGCAGAATGCAGATAACATTGAAGAAGAGGAG GGTGTCCTTCAAAGCTTGAAATGTGGTATTCAGTTCCTTGAGCTGTCTAAGGAGGTAGGGTCAAAGTCTTTGACCTTCAATGAAGACTTGCAGTCACGGCCCTGGTGGACACCAACTTCAGAGAAAAATTACCTTTTAG GGCCATTTGAAGGGATTTCTTATTATCCTAGAGAAATATTG ACCAAAGATAGGGAAACAAGTTTAAAGAGAGTCATTGAAAAGAAATCCCTACTTCCACGGATGATATATCTTTCGATTCAAAGTGCTTCAGCATCAATCAAGGAGCATGTTGAGGTCAATGGTTCTGTTACCCCAGACATCATTTCAGAGCTGAAATTGTTGCTGGAGTGCTATGCACAATTGTTGGGCTTTTCTCTCACTGAAGCAATAGAAGTGGTCATGGGTTTCTCCAATGGTGAAAGATCTTGTGTG GTTTCTGACTCCAACTTGATTGACTGGTTGAATTTCACTGTATTTTTAAATGCATGGAGCTTGAGCTCCCATGAACTTGTGCAGCCAGACGGAAATGGATGTAGGCCTCGAATTTGGAATATCTTAGATTCTATGCTGGAGAAGTATATCTTAGAGAAGGTTAGGTTCCAAGAGCCTCAGCTCTGCTCTCCTTGGAGTGGCATGGAACTTCTGATGCAGTTAGTTACAGAACCTTTGGCGTGGCATGGACTTGTAATCCAATCTTGTCTGAGATCCTGTTTTCCATctggtaaaaagaaaaagaaaagtggaTTAGCTTATCAGTCTAGCATGAATCTGACTAAAGCAATCACAGATTCTGTCGTGCATTTATCTCACGTATTAGAGGATGTTTTGACATGGATAACTGAATGGAACAAAAGACCTGAAGATGAGCATTTGGAGAATATTCTTTTACTTCTTCGGAAAGACGGGCATAATGATGGACCGGGGGAGGTCTTTCACATTTTAGAAACATTCATTTCCTCTATGAATGATGCAGAACTTGGTGATCGCATCTCCCAATCTCTAAAGTCTTGGAGTCCTGCTGAcgttttcaggaaaatgatgaCTGGGAAGCTAAAAGTACTGACAGAATTTTCTGCCATCTGTGAGTCAAAATTGAAGTTATTTAATTCTATGAAACAGCAGATAGCTCAACTGTGA